TTCGGGCCGCAGCACCATGCCCCGCAGCAACATCGATTGAATGTACGGGTAGGCGGCATCGATGGAGATCGCGTAGCTGATGGACTGCGCCGACGGTGCCACCGCTGTGTTGATGCCGACGACGCGGCCGGACAGGTCCACCAGTGGCCCGCCGCTGTTGCCAGGGTTGATCGCCGCGTCAGTCTGGATCAGGTCGTAGAGCGTTTCGTTGTTGGGCGCGAGGATGGAGCGGTCCATGGCGCTCACCACACCGACCGTCACCGTCGAGCCACCCTTGAGCGCGAAGGGATTGCCGATGGCCACGACCTGCTCGCCGATTTGCAGGGATGACGACTCGCCCAGCGGCGCGGCGACGAGATCCGGAGCGGAAATCTTCACGACTGCCAGATCGAGCAGAAAATCGCGCGCCACCACGCGGCCCGGCGTGAGCCGTCCGGTCGAGAGACCGACGACCAGGCTTTTCACGCCCTCGACCAGATGATTGTTCGTGAGAATGTAGCCCTTGCTGTCGATGATGAATCCGGACCCGGAACCGGTCGGGGAGCTGTGCGGCGCGGCATTGAGCGGCACGCCGCGCGTGAGAATGGTGACGACGGAGTGACGCACCGCCGTGACCACGGCGGGGACGGTCATGTCCTTCGGCTTGGCCGGCTGCGTGCCGTTCTGAGCGTGCCCCCCCGCTGTCGGGATAACCGTCAGCGCCAGAAACAGCAGCAGCCTGATGGATTGACTGGGCCGCATATGTCTGCCTTTCGACGCGGCATTGTCGCATAATCAACGGGCCGTCGGAAGAGCTTTGCAACCCCAAACGAAAAGGGCGGGGCTTTCGCCCCGCCCTCTCCAGTTCGCTTCCGGTCCGCCGCTTACTTGATTGCGGCAAACATGTCCCGGATCTCCGGCGCTTTCAGTTTCTTGAGCGCCTTGGCCTCGATCTGCCGGATCCGCTCGCGCGTCACCGACAGCTGCTGCCCGACCTGCTCGAGCGTGAACGGCTCATCCTGCCCAATGCCGAACCGCATCCTCATAACCGTCTGCTCGCGCGGCGTCAGCGTCGACAGGATCCGGTCAATCTCGCGAACCTGCTCGATCCGGTTCGTATACGAGTCCGGTAACAGCGCCTCACCGTCCGCGATCAGATCGCCCAGTTGCGTGTCGCCATCGCCCACCGGATTGTCCAGCGACACCGGCTCCTGAAACGGTTGCACCGTTTCCTGGATTTTCGCTGGGCTTTGGTGCAACGCCTGGCTGAGCTCCTCGAGCCGGGGCTGACGGCCCAGCTTCTGCACCAGCCGGCGCGTCGTACGCTGAATCTTGTTTGACGCCTCGGTCAGATGCACGGGCAGCCGGATCGTCCGCGACTGATCGGCCAGCGCCCGTGTGATGCCCTGCCGGATCCACCAGGTCGCGTAGGTGCTAAACTTGAAGCCCTTGCGGTACTGGAATCGCTCGGTGGCCTTCATCAGGCCGATGTTGCCTTCCTGCACGAGATCCAGCAAGCCCAGCCCGCGGCCGTTGTAGTGCTTGGCGATGTCCACGACTAGGCGCAGGTTGAAGCGTACCATCTCGTCCTTGGCGCACTCGAACGCTACTCGCGCTTCGCGGATTTGCCGGCGACATCGGCTCAATCGCTTCACCCGCTGCTCAGCCACCTTGCCCGGCCCGCGCGCGGCCTGCAGCACACCCAGCAACGCCACCTCGGCCCGGTCGAGCGCCGTGGCGGACAACCCGCTCAACCCGCGCACCTGATGCAACTCGTGCAGCGCCTCGCGCAACGCGTCCGTCTTGCGCATGGCCGCGCCGACGGTCGTGACTTCCTTCAGCGCGATCAGAATCGCCCGGTTGCTCACGTCAATGCGCTTGGCCAGCGCCACTTCCTGCTCGCGCGTCAGCAGCGTCCGTTCGCCGAACGAACGAAAATAAATGGATTCCAGTTCAAAGGGACCCCCCGCCGCCCGGGCAGGTGACTCCGTGGACTCACTCTTTGTTTCCGATTCGGCCTCGCCCCGCTCAATTCGCTCGAGCACGTCGCCTGCTTCCTGCTCGTCCTGTTCCACCATCAACTCCGTGTCTTCGCCCAGGTCTTTCTTCATCCCCGCACCTCCGTCCTCAGGTTTGTGGTGAGATCCACTCCGCCGATTTTCGCCTTCATACAGCGTTAGAACCCTGTCCGACCTGAAAGATACGAGCCTCTCGGATAAAAAAGTCTATTTTTACAACGGTTTGTGGGTACCTCATTGTGTGTCCAGGACATCTACGAATCAGCCGGTTTATTTGCCTGTCTGAGAGCAGAGACTTAAGTCGAAGAGCCAAAAAATCAAGTGGGGGGTGCTGGTTTTTGTGCTCTTTTGTGCGCGGCCGTCAAGTTGCAAAGCAGGGAGGAGACCCCTAGAATGGGCCGCCATGAGTCATTTGCAGAACGGCGAACGCATCCATCTGGTTGACAAAAAGGGGCGGCAGTACGCCCTGACGCTAAAGGCCGGCGAAACTTTTCAATTGAGCGGCCACACCATCGCCCACGACGAGCTGATCGGCAAGGCCGACGGCTCGCTCGTCACGCTCTCGCGAGGCAAGCGCATGTTGGCGCTCCGGCCCACACTGAGCGAATACGTCCTGAAAATGCCGCGCGGCGCCCAGGTGATCTACCCGAAAGATCTGGCGATGATCACGATCTGGGCCGATATCTATCCGGGGGCCCGCGTCTTTGAGGCGGGTACCGGCTCCGGCGCCCTGACGATGGCACTGCTGCGGGCCGTCGGCGAGCGGGGTGCGGTCGTGAGCTACGAGGCCCGCGAGGATTTCTCCCGCACGGCAATGACGAACATCGAACGCTATCTGGGCCCTGTGCCGAATCTGACGGTGCGAAGACGCGACGTCTACGAGGGTATTGACGCCAGCGACGGTCCCTTCGACCGACTCGTGCTGGATCTGCCAGAACCCTGGCGCGTCGTTCCGCATGCGGTCACCGCGCTTCGGTCGGGAGGGTTGTATCTCAGCTACGTGCCGACAGTGCCGCAGATCATGCAGACGGTCGAGGCGCTGGAGCGCGCGGCGGTCTTCGGCCCGATCCAGACCTTCGAGACGCTGTTGCGCACCTGGAACGTGCAAGGGCGCAGTGTGCGGCCAGACCACCGGATGGTGGCGCATTCCGGCTTTCTCACCGTGGCGCGGAAGGTTGAGCCGGGCCTCTGGCAGCATGGGGAGGCCGGCGTGATCCCCATGACAGAGGACGAGGAGCAGCACCGGCAGCCAGAGGAACTGGAGCCATGAGCCGCCTTAAGGGAAAAGTCGCGCTGATCACCGGCGGCGGTACCGGCATCGGGGCGGCCTGCGCCAGGGAGTTTGCGCGGGAAGGCGCGGCTGTCGTCGTGACGGGACGCCGCAAAGACGTACTGGAAACA
The Nitrospira sp. DNA segment above includes these coding regions:
- a CDS encoding trypsin-like serine protease, whose amino-acid sequence is MRPSQSIRLLLFLALTVIPTAGGHAQNGTQPAKPKDMTVPAVVTAVRHSVVTILTRGVPLNAAPHSSPTGSGSGFIIDSKGYILTNNHLVEGVKSLVVGLSTGRLTPGRVVARDFLLDLAVVKISAPDLVAAPLGESSSLQIGEQVVAIGNPFALKGGSTVTVGVVSAMDRSILAPNNETLYDLIQTDAAINPGNSGGPLVDLSGRVVGINTAVAPSAQSISYAISIDAAYPYIQSMLLRGMVLRPELGFVPITVTPSVVASFNLDIDRGVLAAQLDPSKLISRLGIQSGNVITAVDNLEIYNMGDFWHAYLRQGDNNPAQLTVFGKKGSFTIALPRQPSQPETR
- a CDS encoding sigma-70 family RNA polymerase sigma factor — encoded protein: MKKDLGEDTELMVEQDEQEAGDVLERIERGEAESETKSESTESPARAAGGPFELESIYFRSFGERTLLTREQEVALAKRIDVSNRAILIALKEVTTVGAAMRKTDALREALHELHQVRGLSGLSATALDRAEVALLGVLQAARGPGKVAEQRVKRLSRCRRQIREARVAFECAKDEMVRFNLRLVVDIAKHYNGRGLGLLDLVQEGNIGLMKATERFQYRKGFKFSTYATWWIRQGITRALADQSRTIRLPVHLTEASNKIQRTTRRLVQKLGRQPRLEELSQALHQSPAKIQETVQPFQEPVSLDNPVGDGDTQLGDLIADGEALLPDSYTNRIEQVREIDRILSTLTPREQTVMRMRFGIGQDEPFTLEQVGQQLSVTRERIRQIEAKALKKLKAPEIRDMFAAIK
- a CDS encoding tRNA (adenine-N1)-methyltransferase, whose product is MSHLQNGERIHLVDKKGRQYALTLKAGETFQLSGHTIAHDELIGKADGSLVTLSRGKRMLALRPTLSEYVLKMPRGAQVIYPKDLAMITIWADIYPGARVFEAGTGSGALTMALLRAVGERGAVVSYEAREDFSRTAMTNIERYLGPVPNLTVRRRDVYEGIDASDGPFDRLVLDLPEPWRVVPHAVTALRSGGLYLSYVPTVPQIMQTVEALERAAVFGPIQTFETLLRTWNVQGRSVRPDHRMVAHSGFLTVARKVEPGLWQHGEAGVIPMTEDEEQHRQPEELEP